A section of the Dromaius novaehollandiae isolate bDroNov1 chromosome 6, bDroNov1.hap1, whole genome shotgun sequence genome encodes:
- the NEUROG3 gene encoding neurogenin-3, protein MAPQGDRAAGEAQPYFGGADEATSAAAGGSPGAGSGGGSPAPREAARRKGKARRGRGQARSEGLLSKQKRSRRMKANDRERNRMHHLNSALDALRSVLPTFPDDAKLTKIETLRFAHNYIWALTQSLRLAEQGLPEPPPPPAAASPGPWGSPRAAAPPAPPAAFPALL, encoded by the coding sequence ATGGCCCCGCAGGGCGACCGCGCCGCGGGCGAAGCGCAGCCCTACTTCGGCGGCGCGGACGAGGCCACCTCCGCGGCCGCCGGAGGGTCgccgggcgcgggcagcggcggcggctcgccggccccgcgggaggcggcgcgCAGGAAGGGCaaggcgcggcggggccgcggccaggCGCGCAGCGAGGGGCTGCTCAGCAAGCAGAAGAGGAGCCGGCGCATGAAGGCCAACGACCGGGAGCGCAACCGCATGCACCACCTCAACTCGGCGCTGGACGCGCTGCGCAGCGTGCTGCCCACCTTCCCCGACGACGCCAAGCTCACCAAGATCGAGACGCTGCGCTTCGCCCACAACTACATCTGGGCGCTCACGCAGAGCCTGCGCCTGGCCGAGCAGGGCCTGcccgagcccccgccgccgcccgccgccgcctcccccgggccctggggctccccccgcgccgccgcgccgcccgcgccgcccgccgccttcCCCGCCCTGCTCTga